Genomic DNA from Salvia miltiorrhiza cultivar Shanhuang (shh) chromosome 1, IMPLAD_Smil_shh, whole genome shotgun sequence:
AACTTATAAGTTTGTATATGGCTTACAAGGAGTATTTTATAAAGCTTATAAGCTTACCTAGACACTCTCTTGATTATTATTGCATGGGGATGAGGATCTGAAAATCTCATCAACATTTAACCTACCAAAGATTTGAAACAAACATTCAATCGACGAAAGATGAATTAATGGAGATGAAACATAACCGGCCCGAAGAAAGTAAAGTTGAGAGGATTGGGAGCATTCATAATTAAATCATATTGATTTTTAACACTTCCTCCGCCCCACAAGAGTGTGCATGATTATTGGTGAcacgagtttttttttttttttttttttttttttttttttataaattacataaatgaataaaaaaattaaagactgCGAGATGGAGGACTCGAACCAAGGACCTCAGGTCTTgggcattaacctcctaccgcTAGGTTAACACACGCAAAATGTAGCACGAGTTTTGATAAATGTTAGGTGGGTGCGTTTATAAGTGAAAGAAATTAATGATCCACTTTTATTAACGGAAGACATGGTCCAAGAAAAGaaaatgcacactcttgtgTGACGTACTATAACAAAAATTACATTCTTTGGGAACGAAAGAGTAAGACTTTACCAACTAAAACCCAAATAAAAGGCTATACTTGAATTCCACGCTAAAATAATACTCTAATGTATGATAACATTATTATGGGAATTTGAtgtaataatattttctcatctaaACTATAGAAAAAATTCTTAAGAACATAGAATAAAAAAAAGGTAAGAACAACTCAAATATaacataatattaaatttttatcccccatttcttattaataaatttacattaaaaaagacctaatcttttttttttttttttaattccttaCTAAACCAAGAAGTGCTACACTTACAAAAAGCGACTTCTCCAACTCTGGGGATATTTTGGTAATTTGATTGGGTCCATGGCTGATGACTGACGAGTTTACTCTTCCATCCTCCCTTAACCCTTGTATCCTTTGCTGAATTCCagctcaaagaaaaaaaattactataaaaaaaaaaaaaaaaatccaagaaAGAAGCAATTCTCGCAATGGCAGCAGCAGCAAATTCATCTTGCTACAATCAAACTGTTTAAGCCGCCGCTAAATTTCAAGGCCATACGGTAAGCCCTATCTCCAATTTCTTGAcgtattatcatttttttactGTAATATTGAATGAACACTGTGttcatcactttttttttttggagtgaACTCATTTGAGACTAGAACTAGTATGCATAATATGGAGCATTTATCTGTTAGTGAGCTGCATATGTTGGTAAGAAGAATTAATTTGTGTATGCTGCTGTTGCTTTTGTGTTAGTATACCAAATTGGATGCATATTTACAAAATTTTATCTGCGCGCCTAAAAATTCCTTGGATTCTGTCATTATCAAAATGTTGTAAATGTGTATTTTCAATAGGAATTTTTGATATATGGTTTTCGCTCTATAAGTTCGGAAATGTCTTCATACTTCATAGATGGAAGTCACTATTTATACTAatttgttttgaatttttttctttatgtaGAGTATGGAGAGATATGTTAAACGAATTCGTAGTGGTTCATCTTCCGATCCCAATGTAAGAACTGGTTATGAAATAGTGGAAGTCAAACCTCGAGAGGTAAAACTGGACTTAGATGATATTGTTAGCGATCCGGGATTAAGGAAACCAATTGATGAATTTGATGTGGGTATTCGAGATGAAGTACGAAGAGAGTACTTGGCTAGGGGGCCTTGCCAACTAATCGGTTACACGTATCCGAGAAGTACCTTTGGTATTCATGATAGGAGCTTTCAAGAAGTTTGGTATAAAAAGTTTCCATGGCTAGAGTATAGCATATCAAAAGATGCTGCCTTTTGTTTCTGGTGTTATCTTTTCAAACAATCAGATAAAGGAGGTCGATATGCAGTGGATGCTTTTACAAAAATAGGATTTTGTAATTGGAAAAGAGCATTAGAAAAATTCAATGCTCATGTTGGGGCTGTGAATAGTTGTCACAATAATGCTAGGATACAGTTTGAGTCTTTCCAAGATCAAATTCATAATACAAATATGTTGGAATCATTTAGCCGAGAGATGAATGCTATTTGTTGTGCACGTTCAACTACATTATTGGATGTGACCCGTTTTCTTTTGAAGCAAGGACTGCCTTTTCATGGACATGATGAGTCAGTTGGCTCTTTAAATAGAGGTAATTTTGTTGAATTGCTTGAATGGTATGTTCAAAGAAATCCTGATATCTCTAAAGTATTGAGTCCAAGTGCTCctgaaaatgatcaaatgacTACCCTTGAAACTCAAAAACAATTTGTACATGCTTGTGCTTCAGAGGTCGCACTTGCCATCGTCAATGATATTGGAGACAAGATTTTTACTCTCTTGGTTGATGGGGCTCAGGATATTTCAATGAAAGAGCAAATGGGAATCGTTCTAAGATACGTGAACATAGAAGGATGTGTGATTGAGCGATTTCTTGCAATTGTGCATGTGGCTGATACTAGTCCCCATTTCTTGAAAGGTGCTATTGATGCTTTATTTGCAAAACATGGTTTATCATTATCAAAATTGAGAGGTCAAGGATATAATGGGGCTTCAAGCATGCGGGATGAGTTTAGCGGGTTGAAATCCTTAATATTGCAGGAAAATCCATATGCAATGTATAGTCACTGTTTTTCTTGCCAACTTCAGTTAATTATTATCGCTCTTGGTAAGGAACTTCATGTTGTGAGAGAGTTTTTTAGCTCGGTCTCCATGATAGTGAATACAACTGGAGCTTCATGTAAAATGAGAGATCAACTTAGGCAGTCAGAGCATGAGAGGCTAGTTAAGGAATTCGATGGCGGGGAAGAAGAGAGTGCAGATACTCGTTGGGGTCCATTTTACCTTACACTACTTCGTCTCTGTTCTTTGTGGCCTTCAGTTGAACAAGTGTTGGAGAATGTACGTGATAATGCCACTTGTTCTGAAAATAGGATGATTGCTGAAAGTTTGATTGAAAAGATGGATAGTTATGGATTTGTTTTTGTGTTGCACTTGATGAAATATTTATTGGGAATCACACATGAGTTGTCTCTTGTCTTACAACAAAAGGAGAAAAATATCATTCAAGCAGTGTCATTGATCTGCTCTGTGAAATATCAGTTACAAAGCTATAGGGAAGATGGATGGAAAATAATACTGAACCAAGTAAATAAATTCTGTGAATTGAATTATATTCCATTGATTGACATGGACGGCAATATAACACGCCCTGGTTATAAAAGGCAAGGAGCACCACTCATCACCAATTTTCAGTATTATTATGTGGAGATCTTTTGTCAGGTATTACTTTTAAgcatatcattttatttcatttgttgaatttttttcatttcttattGAATTTTTCATGGTTACAATGTCAGGTTGTTGATTTGGTTATCCAAGAGATGAATGATCGTTTCTCAAAAGCAAGCACTGAATTACTTAGTTGCATAGCATGCCTTGATCCGAGAAATTCATTTTCTCAATTCAATGTTGATCAACTCATGCGCTTTGCTTCTTTATACAAAGAGGACTTCTCAGCGAATGATTATTTATGTCTTCCTCAACAGCTAAGTAATTTCATTGCTAACATGCGGCATGATTCTCAATTTTCTAAAATTAACAACTTGGAAAGTCTTGCCCAGAAAATGGTTGAAACTGGTAAAAGTTCAGTTTTTCCATTGGTTTATCGTATGATTGAGTTGGCATTGGTTTTGCCAATTGCCACTGCATCTGTCGAAAGAGCTTTTTCTGCTATGAAGACTATCAAAACTCACTTGTGTAACCAGCTGGGAGATGAATGGATGAATGATAGTTTAGTTGTGTACATTGAGAACGATGTGCTTTCGACAGTTGAAAACGAGCATATCTTGCAGCGTATTCAATTAAGCT
This window encodes:
- the LOC131005850 gene encoding uncharacterized protein LOC131005850, giving the protein MERYVKRIRSGSSSDPNVRTGYEIVEVKPREVKLDLDDIVSDPGLRKPIDEFDVGIRDEVRREYLARGPCQLIGYTYPRSTFGIHDRSFQEVWYKKFPWLEYSISKDAAFCFWCYLFKQSDKGGRYAVDAFTKIGFCNWKRALEKFNAHVGAVNSCHNNARIQFESFQDQIHNTNMLESFSREMNAICCARSTTLLDVTRFLLKQGLPFHGHDESVGSLNRGNFVELLEWYVQRNPDISKVLSPSAPENDQMTTLETQKQFVHACASEVALAIVNDIGDKIFTLLVDGAQDISMKEQMGIVLRYVNIEGCVIERFLAIVHVADTSPHFLKGAIDALFAKHGLSLSKLRGQGYNGASSMRDEFSGLKSLILQENPYAMYSHCFSCQLQLIIIALGKELHVVREFFSSVSMIVNTTGASCKMRDQLRQSEHERLVKEFDGGEEESADTRWGPFYLTLLRLCSLWPSVEQVLENVRDNATCSENRMIAESLIEKMDSYGFVFVLHLMKYLLGITHELSLVLQQKEKNIIQAVSLICSVKYQLQSYREDGWKIILNQVNKFCELNYIPLIDMDGNITRPGYKRQGAPLITNFQYYYVEIFCQVVDLVIQEMNDRFSKASTELLSCIACLDPRNSFSQFNVDQLMRFASLYKEDFSANDYLCLPQQLSNFIANMRHDSQFSKINNLESLAQKMVETGKSSVFPLVYRMIELALVLPIATASVERAFSAMKTIKTHLCNQLGDEWMNDSLVVYIENDVLSTVENEHILQRIQLS